One Ornithodoros turicata isolate Travis unplaced genomic scaffold, ASM3712646v1 Chromosome53, whole genome shotgun sequence genomic region harbors:
- the LOC135374299 gene encoding putative zinc finger protein 702 — MCLQRRKRTLVGKKSFRCDLCGFEFNKRYKLRNHKKAHMSAGLYQCTFCPAQFRQSAMLNHHKQKHTGEKAYKCDLCPAGFSHSSSLYVHKRTHTGEKPHKCDLCPAEFNKRYDLQRHRRTHTGEKPYKCDVCPAEFSRSSMLLRHKGTHMGDKPHKCDLCPAEFSERADLRSHRRTHTGKKPYKCNVCALEFSHMKSLSHHMREHTGEKPYNPVSTRVSSLPAASREGVRGYPT, encoded by the coding sequence ATGTGCCTGCAGCGTCGCAAGCGCACGCTCGTGGGCAAGAAGAGCTTCAGGTGTGATCTCTGTGGTTTTGAGTTCAACAAGAGGTACAAGCTGCGCAATCACAAGAAAGCACACATGAGTGCGGGGCTATACCAGTGCACCTTCTGTCCTGCACAGTTCAGGCAAAGCGCGATGCTGAATCATCACAAGCAAAAACATACAGGCGAGAAGGCCTATAAGtgtgacctctgtcctgcagggTTCAGTCATAGCTCTAGCCTGTATGtccacaagcggacacacacgggcgagaagccccataagtgcgatctctgtcctgcagagttcaacaAGAGGTACGACTTACAGCGTCACAGGAgaacacacacgggagagaagccatacaagtgtgacgtctgccctgcggagttcagccgcaGCTCGATGCTGTTGCGCCACAAGGGGACGCACATGGGGGACAAGCCCcataagtgtgatctctgtcctgcagagttcagcgagAGGGCGGACCTGCGGTCTCACAGgcgaacacacacgggaaagaagccatacaagtgcaatgtctgcGCATTGGAGTTCAGCCACATGAAGAGTCTGTCACATCACATGCGAGAACACACAGGCGAAAAGCCCTATAACCCTGTATCcacacgagtcagttctctgccggcagcaagtcgggaaggagtgagaggatatccGACATAA
- the LOC135374300 gene encoding zinc finger protein 431-like, translating to MQLSPEFSRQLVKVKSEPPDFACLPEEGQVQQQQCNEPSPGGDADGVSAGTCRVKEEPREESSNEHPIIEVKTEPYNIAILAEQDQMGHSCQSTSEGAKESSGGLHIKDGLRSTCNHASSGCTSSSVQFETSTTTVEPRFENVALVTIDGGPIEQSSDQSDTQVAGKSSTFGHEKDRLYKCSVCLATCIDTVLLEDDLRPHKTKTFTCDMCSAAISHSSTLQVHAKHSMGVSLHKSKICAFACTSSAYKCNLAPAESSHTMCLRHHKQTHIGKKRYRCDVCPADFSHCTSLCRHKRKHTGVKRYKCNLCPAEFSNSGKLRDHKRTHKSQGPYKCDLCPAQFGHSTILKCHKQRHTGVKPCNCDLCPAEFSLSSSLYDHRGTHRDVKPNKCDLCPAEFKKRDTLQCHRRSHTGEKPYKCDICIAAFSRSSSLLRHKWTHMGDKPHKCDLCPAEFSNKTGLQYHRRTHTGEKPYKCNVCPAEFSHITSLSYHKRKHTGEKPYKCDICTAEFSHSSILLNHKRTHTGEKPHKCDLCTAEFSSSGSLSRHKQIHTGEKPYKCDVCIAAFSRSSSLLRHKRIHTGEKPYKCDLCPAEFIESTKLRYHKRKHTGEEPYKCDLCSAEFSNKTRLQCHRRTHTGEKPYKCNVCPAEFSHIASLSYHKRKHTGEKPHKCDLCTAELSSSGSLSRHKRIHTGEKPYKCDLCPAEFIENTKLRYHKRKHTGEEPYKCDLCPAEFTSSTKLRCHKQTHMSEVPC from the exons ATGCAGCTCTCACCAGAGTTCAGTCGTCAGCTCGTGAAAGTGAAATCGGAACCACCCGATTTTGCGTGCCTGCCAGAAGAGGGCCAGGTACAACAACAGCAATGCAACGAGCCTTCACCAGGAGGTGATGCTGATG GAGTGTCAGCTGGGACGTGTCGCGTTAAAGAAGAACCTCGAGAGGAATCTTCGAATGAACATCCAATCATAGAAGTGAAGACGGAGCCCTACAATATTGCAATCTTGGCCGAACAGGACCAGATGGGACACAGCTGTCAATCAACATCAGAAG GAGCGAAAGAAAGCAGTGGTGGGCTTCACATTAAGGACGGGCTCAGAAGCACTTGCAATCACGCATCTTCAGGTTGCACCTCTTCCAGTGTACAGTTTGAGACCAGCACAACAACAGTTGAACCGCGGTTCGAAAACGTTGCACTAGTCACTATTGACGGTGGACCCATAGAGCAATCTTCAGACCAAAGCGACACCCAAGTGGCGGGCAAGTCATCGACGTTTGGACATGAGAAAGACAGGCTTTATAAGTGCAGTGTTTGCTTGGCTACATGCATTGACACTGTACTCTTGGAAGATGATCTCAGACCTCACAAAACAAAGACATTTACCTGTGACATGTGCTCCGCGGCAATCAGTCATTCATCAACTCTGCAAGTGCATGCAAAACATTCCATGGGAGTAAGCTTGCACAAATCCAAGATATGTGCATTTGCATGCACATCGAGCgcatacaagtgcaatctcgCCCCTGCAGAGTCCAGCCACACTATGTGCCTGCGGcatcacaagcagacacacatcGGCAAGAAGCGCTACAGGTGTGATGTCTGTCCTGCAGATTTCAGCCATTGCACGAGCCTGTGCCGTCACAAGCGAAAGCACACAGGCgtgaagcgatacaaatgcaatctctgccctgcagagttcagcaacAGTGGGAAGCTGCGTGATCACAAGAGGACACACAAGAGTCAggggccatacaagtgcgacctctgtcctgcacagTTTGGGCATAGCACAATCCTGAAATGTCACAAGCAAAGACATACAGGCGTGAAGCCCTGTAATtgtgacctctgtcctgcagaattCAGCCTTAGCTCTAGCCTCTATGACCACAGGGGGACGCACAGAGATGTGAAGCCCAataagtgcgatctttgtcccgCAGAGTTTAAGAAGAGGGACACCCTGCAGTGTCACAGGAGatcacacacgggagagaagccatacaagtgtgacatCTGCATTGCAGCGTTCAGCCGTAGCTCAAGCCTGTTGCGCCACAAGTGGACGCACATGGGCGACAAGCCCCataagtgcgacctctgtcctgcagagttcagcaacAAAACGGGCCTACAGTACCACAGGcgaacacacacgggagagaagccatacaagtgcaatgtctgccctgcggagttcagccacaTTACGAGTCTGTCAtatcacaagcgaaaacacacaggtgagaagccctATAAGTGTGACATCTGTACAGCAGAGTTTAGCCATAGCTCGATCCTGTTgaatcacaagcggacacacacgggagagaagccccataagtgcgatctctgtactgcagagttcagcaGTAGCGGAAGCCTATCACGCCACAAGCAGatacacacgggagagaagccatacaagtgtgacgtcTGCATTGCAGCGTTCAGCCGTAGCTCCAGCCTGTTGCGCCACAAGCGgatacacacgggcgagaagccctacaagtgtgatctctgtcctgcagagttcatcgAGAGCACGAAGCTGAGGtatcacaagcgaaaacacactGGCGAGGAGCCCTATAAGTGCGACCTCTGTTCTGCAGAGTTCAGCAACAAGACACGCCTACAGTGCCACAGGcgaacacacacgggagagaagccatacaagtgcaatgtctgccctgcggagttcagccacaTTGCGAGTCTGTCAtatcacaagcgaaaacacacaggtgagaagccccataagtgcgatctctgtacTGCAGAGCTCAGCAGTAGCGGAAGCCTATCACGCCACAAGCGgatacacacgggcgagaagccctacaagtgtgatctctgtcctgcagagttcatcgAGAACACGAAGCTGCGGtatcacaagcgaaaacacactGGCGAGGAGCCCTataagtgcgacctctgtcctgcagagttcaccaGCAGCACGAAATTGCGGtgtcacaagcagacacacatgAGCGAGGTGCCCTGCTAG